One Mya arenaria isolate MELC-2E11 chromosome 5, ASM2691426v1 genomic window carries:
- the LOC128233545 gene encoding uncharacterized protein LOC128233545: MKMRQTVLLHSVIIMICLDWINTAGNGPVIEFWRAPVHNEDQGVLTNGLVMDLTSTDLFTILCKIKHVKTLNKVTVLRLQWRKTIYENYTDLAMLQCVDKNNKVSYEKPFLVKGESGWRATGVFDSNHFPPVGTQLGIVRQVSTVSTEESGEYRCHLAYTEGPPAYSSAKASVSKTLTLTGSSPSSSSVTFLPHVFGHVLCNLCCILLFKWCSSPY; this comes from the exons ATGAAGATGAGACAAACTGTATTATTACACAGtgtaattataatgatttgtttgGACTGGATAAATACTGCAG GCAACGGACCAGTTATTGAGTTCTGGAGAGCGCCAGTCCACAATGAAGATCAAGGCGTATTAACAAACGGACTTGTAATGGACTTGACAAGTACCGATTTGTTCACCATCCTTTGCAAAATCAAACATGTCAAGACTTTAAACAAGGTCACAGTTTTGAGATTACAATGGAGGAAGACGATTTACGAAAACTACACTGACTTGGCAATGCTTCAATGTGTAGACAAAAATAATAAGGTTTCATATGAAAAGCCATTTCTTGTCAAAGGAGAAAGTGGATGGCGAGCTACGGGAGTGTTTGACTCGAATCACTTCCCCCCGGTAGGGACACAGCTTGGTATAGTAAGGCAAGTTTCAACGGTGTCTACTGAAGAATCCGGAGAATACAGATGCCATTTAGCGTACACCGAGGGTCCTCCAGCCTATTCTAGTGCAAAAGCTTCGGTTTCCAAGACTTTGACCTTAACAG gATCATCACCGTCTTCTTCCAGTGTAACATTCCTGCCTCATGTGTTTGGACATGTTTTGTGTAATCTGTGTTGTATATTGCTATTCAAATGGTGCTCTTCTCcgtattga